A portion of the Rhizoctonia solani chromosome 6, complete sequence genome contains these proteins:
- a CDS encoding The BTB (BR-C, ttk and bab)/POZ (Pox virus and Zinc finger) domain, with the protein MAKKKAVARNGHTGPRMFIDRELDAKPNDEPNTTSDTEASESLIRHPEFFFDNTLVAIQVEKTLSNVHKYQLSKSKVFSDRFKRSKADDGEPEEGSSPEHPIKLGDISASDFASLMRVLYASYFSSNQPALEANLIIPAFRLAHIFDFSDLYAFLLPLAEENLDDANKIVFARELEITKWLVPSHVRLCKREKPLTTQEAKKIGVESVLLISRMREQHRCQSPRLSLTIGKYYCDNCAGVTYEPVGGYKCWGCATHTNAGLLCNGTGHTRVPVVDDDAIEAGVKKWVKDGCTIKDLD; encoded by the exons ATGGCCAAGAAAAAGGCGGTGGCGCGAAACGGTCACACTGGTCCCAGAATGTTTATCGATAGGGAGTTAGATGCCAAACCTAATG ATGAGCCGAATACAACCTCCGATACCGAAGCTTCAGAATCTTTAATACGCCACCCTGAGTTTTTCTTTGACAATACTCTAGTTGCCATCCAG GTCGAAAAAACTCTCTCCAACGTACACAAATATCAACTATCCAAGTCTAAAGTCTTCTCGGATAGGTTCAAGAGATCCAAGGCCGATGATGGTGAACCTGAAGAAGGTTCATCTCCCGAGCATCCTATTAAATTAGGGGATATATCTGCATCTGACTTTGCTTCACTTATGAGGGTTTTATATGCAAG CTATTTCTCGAGCAACCAGCCTGCCCTAGAGGCCAACCTCATTATTCCTGCCTTTCGGCTGGCACACATATTTGATTTCTCAGATCTTTACGCATTTCTTTTACCGCTAGCAGAGGAGAATTTAGATGACGCGAACAAAATCGTGTTTGCCAGGGAGCTTGAGATCACAAAATGGCTGGTACCTTCCCATGTGCGCCTTTGTAAACGGGAGAAGCCTCTTACTACCCAAGAAGCTAAAAAGATTGGGGTAGAGAGTGTCCTTCTTATCTCGCGGATGCGTGAGCAACATCGGTGCCAGTCCCCCAGGCTGTCACTCACTATTGGCAAATACTATTGCGACAACTGTGCGGGTGTAACCTATGAACCAGTTGGTGGCTACAAGTGTTGGGGGTGTGCGACACATACTAATGCCGGTTTACTCTGCAATGGGACCGGTCATACACGCGTCCCAGTGGTAGATGATGATGCGATTGAGGCAGGAGTCAAGAAATGGGTGAAAGATGGTTGTACTATAAAAGACTTGGATTGA
- a CDS encoding The BTB (BR-C, ttk and bab)/POZ (Pox virus and Zinc finger) domain, which yields MCTLEPAISPKIYTTMTGEAEQEITGTTNQETIIKHPKFFFDNTLIVIQIENVQFNVHKYQLLKSETFADMFKIAEESGGDSEDPAEGSSSEKPIKMEGVSVADFESLLTVLYANYFSTHQPEPTASLIIPAFRLANMWNFKELRDYLMPLAEQVLNDASKIAFAREFHVQQWIVPAFVRLCHREEPLDTDEAKMIGLEGVLLISRIREGRYTKNPRPSCHTDTTAQIYCSSCEANYGMGDLFMSEEESEEEINKWVENGYQFVN from the exons ATGTGCACCCTTGAACCCGCCATCTCTCCAAAAATATATACAACAATGACCGGTGAAGCCGAGCAAGAAATTACTG GGACGACAAACCAGGAGACTATTATCAAGCACCCAAAGTTTTTCTTCGACAATACGCTTATTGTGATACAG ATTGAAAACGTTCAATTCAATGTGCACAAATATCAACTGCTCAAATCGGAGACTTTTGCGGATATGTTCAAAATAGCGGAAGAATCGGGGGGAGATTCAGAAGATCCAGCAGAAGGTTCGTCCTCGGAGAAGCCAATTAAAATGGAGGGTGTGTCCGTCGCAGACTTCGAAAGCCTACTCACAGTCTTGTATGCCAA TTACTTTTCGACCCACCAACCAGAACCTACGGCATCATTGATTATTCCGGCTTTCCGATTGGCCAACATGTGGAACTTCAAGGAGCTTCGAGATTACTTGATGCCACTTGCCGAGCAAGTACTCAATGACGCTTCTAAAATTGCTTTTGCTCGGGAATTTCACGTCCAGCAATGGATAGTACCTGCCTTTGTTAGGCTGTGTCATCGGGAAGAGCCTCTCGATACTGACGAGGCCAAGATGATCGGGCTTGAGGGTGTTCTTCTGATTTCTCGGATTCGTGAGGGGAGATATACCAAGAATCCACGGCCTTCATGTCACACCGATACAACGGCTCAGATTTATTGTAGCTCGTGTGAAGCTAACTACGGCATGGGCGATCTTTTCATGTCCGAAGAAGAGAGTGAGGAAGAGATCAATAAATGGGTTGAGAATGGGTACCAGTTTGTCAATTAG
- a CDS encoding The BTB (BR-C, ttk and bab)/POZ (Pox virus and Zinc finger) domain encodes MFKMPKAGGNNPEEGSSPEYPIRIEGVSASDFAALLTVLYARQFSNNQLAPEASLIIPAFRLANMWNFSALRAYLLPLAEKNLGDVDKIAFAGEFGIKNWLAPAHR; translated from the exons ATGTTCAAAATGCCTAAAGCTGGAGGCAACAATCCTGAGGAGGGTTCTTCACCCGAGTATCCAATTAGGATAGAAGGGGTTTCGGCCTCTGATTTTGCTGCCCTACTCACGGTTTTATATGCCCG ACAGTTCTCTAATAATCAACTTGCACCCGAAGCATCTCTCATTATCCCAGCATTCCGGTTGGCGAACATGTGGAACTTCTCCGCACTGCGTGCATATCTATTGCCGTTGGCAGAGAAGAACTTGGGTGACGTCGATAAAATTGCATTCGCCGGGGAGTTTGGGATAAAGAACTGGCTGGCACCCGCTCAC CGATAA
- a CDS encoding phospholipid-translocating P-type ATPase produces the protein MSFFKRHPTLEDDGADADNVDPNLRLRTTLTAHSTLAESIRSELRQQRRKKSLAKARPKFTFKRPGTAGSQKAQREDVDEHGLERTPSEQPQPQQQQQPAQSPAKQPPGERRTIYVNQPLPQTETRSNGDPLRRYVRNKVRTSKYTVLTFIPKNLYEQFRRVANLYFLALVVLQVFPIFGAAAPEIAMVPLVVILSITAAKDGIEDYRRASLDDEVNNSAATKLSSTSWRNPNQPLDPRSWLERLLGLGTAPGKVTRGIKRLRAREREVVGISRTTLDSSIDQSERGGRSLDDIQSVTTAESAVGSGKAEHSYPPMPSLMALTAGGSGSDTYASRSAPTFSTVHPSHDPGPIPTWERTLWKKLEVGDIVLLRDNDQVPADTIVLATSDADGLAYVETKNLDGETNLKLRKALKSTRWISGEEDLAPGRCQFVIDSEPPHAGLYVYNGVLRYRTRSSSDGPIEEKVEPVTINEVLLRGCTLRNTNWVIGLVLFTGADTKIMLNGGATPSKRSKIEKQTNFNVVMNFIVLLAMSIVSAVASGIYSSQTDTSGWVYELSWGSGAGSAALNGLVTFGSCLIAFQNIVPISLYISIEIVKTIQAFFIAQDKDMYYAPLDTACVPKTWNISDDLGQIAYIFSDKTGTLTQNVMEFMRCSIAGVRYGEGITEAMKGAAKRRSSDTPALSDEEQDERLKSLKVEMIAVLERAFKNRWFRRDKLTMISPQMAKDLTSPNTPQRQSIIEFFRALAVCHTVLPDLPDDSERMGGEMRLDYKAESPDEAALVAGARDAGFPFLARSSTAVDIEVMGQAERYVPLKVLEFNSTRKRMSVIVRDPQGRLVLYCKGADSVIYERLAGGQDVLRERTREDMEAFANGGLRTLCIAYRFLTEEEYLTWSVKYDAAAAATTDRDEAIDKANELIEHDLLILGATALEDKLQEGVPDAIEQLHRDKLQTAIEIGYSCNLLKQDMEVMIISATTADGARTQIEAGLNKIASVIGPPNVNRRFSIGANNSSRQAGSTGFAVVIDGDTLRFALDDSLKPLFLNLGTQCDTVVCCRVSPAQKAQTVKLVKDGKNAMTLSIGDGANDVAMIQEANIGCGLMGLEGSQAAMSADYAFGQFRFLTKLLLVHGRWSYQRVADMHSNFFYKNVIWTFAMFWFCFWNSFDATYLYQYTFILLYNTVFTSLPVIVLGAFDQDINAKASLAFPQLYRRGILGLEYTQTKFWAYMFDGLYQSAVVYFIPYFVWTNPPTLSWTGKGIDSLADFGTTVSVAAIVSANLYVGINTRYWTVLTWFVTIGSSAVLIIWIAVYSQFMSTDFVDEFEILFGSMNFWGCVLLTVCVAITPRYLVKAFTQAYMPLDKDIIREAWVAGDLKDQLGIKHRKKRRGSDYENSALYNNSQSLSEDGYRAASMSHGEFDFAPTPGQGPSPLSPERSTPPLIITTPAADEGDAKTPRAQTFDRSPGSPGELSYRSASDSHSPSSSTYLASQRSPVMRSIDQTQLTVGTGGEYEMGQLPHSGGHYHDASVHSRASDRTFMTARTEPSWGDDGSPRAV, from the exons ATGTCGTTCTTCAAGCGGCACCCAACCCTCGAGGATGACGGGGCAGATGCAGACAATGTCGATCCGAACCTACGACTACGCACGACGCTGACGGCACATTCGACTCTTGCGGAGAGCATACGAAGCGAACTGCGCCAGCAACGGAGGAAAAAGTCGCTTGCAAAAGCACGGCCCAAGTTTACGTTTAAGCGGCCTGGGACGGCTGGAAGCCAGAAGGCACAGCGAGAAGATGTGGACGAGCACGGACTCGAACGCACGCCCTCTGAACAGCCCCAGCctcaacagcagcagcaaccaGCCCAGTCACCAGCAAAGCAACCGCCAGGAGAGCGCCGCACAATATATGTTAATCAGCCGTTGCCTCAGACCGAAACTCGGTCGAATGGAGATCCTCTTCGACGATATGTGCGCAATAAAGTGCGGACAAGCA AATACACGGTTTTGACGTTTATACCCAAGAACCTGTACGAACAATTCAGACGCGTTGCAAACTTGTATTTCCTTGCCCTTGTTGTTCTCCAAG TCTTTCCCATATTCGGTGCGGCGGCCCCCGAGATTGCGATGGTACCGCTTGTCGTGATTCTCTCGATAACAGCCGCAAAGGACGGAATCGAAGACTATCGCCGAGCCTCCCTCGACGACGAAGTCAACAATTCGGCAGCGACCAAACTCTCCTCAACCTCGTGGCGAAACCCAAACCAACCCCTAGATCCCCGTAGCTGGCTCGAACGACTCCTCGGTCTCGGCACCGCACCCGGCAAAGTCACGCGTGGCATCAAACGATTGCGAGCACGCGAACGCGAAGTTGTTGGCATAAGCAGGACAACGTTGGATAGTAGCATTGACCAGAGCGAGCGCGGTGGCCGCAGTTTAGATGATATTCAGAGCGTTACCACCGCCGAATCTGCGGTCGGGTCAGGAAAGGCAGAACATTCGTACCCGCCCATGCCGAGTCTAATGGCGCTCACCGCCGGAGGAAGCGGGAGCGATACATACGCCTCACGTTCAGCCCCCACGTTTTCCACCGTCCACCCCTCCCATGATCCGGGCCCGATTCCCACATGGGAGCGCACCCTATGGAAAAAACTCGAAGTCGGAGACATTGTGCTACTCAGAGATAACGATCAGGTTCCAGCCGACACTATTGTTCTGGCCACTTCAGATGCCGACGGTTTGGCGTACGTAGAGACAAAGAATCTCGATGGAGAGACCAACTTGAAACTCCGGAAAGCACTCAAGTCTACGCGGTGGATCAGTGGTGAAGAGGACCTTGCACCTGGCCGGTGTCAATTCGTTATTGATTCCGAACCGCCTCATGCCGGGTTGTACGTCTACAATGGTGTTCTCAGGTACCGCACACGTTCCTCTTCCGACGGTCCTATTGAGGAGAAGGTCGAGCCGGTCACAATCAACGAGGTCCTACTTCGTGGGTGTACGCTCAGGAATACGAATTGGGTCATTGGCTTGGTCTTGTTCACGGGTGCTGATACGAAAATCATGCTCAACGGCGGTGCGACACCTTCCAAACGATCAAAAATCGAGAAACAAACCAATTTCAACGTCGTGATGAACTTTATCGTCTTGCTCGCCATGTCTATTGTTTCGGCCGTCGCATCCGGAATTTACTCTTCTCAAACGGACACCTCGGGATGGGTCTACGAGTTGAGTTGGGGTAGCGGGGCAGGGAGCGCCGCGCTGAATGGGCTAGTAACGTTTGGGTCCTGCTTGATCGCATTCCAGAACATCGTCCCGATCTCGCTGTACATTTCCATCGAGATTGTCAAGACTATCCAGGCGTTCTTTATTGCGCAGGATAAGGACATGTATTATGCGCCATTGGATACAGCGTGTG TTCCTAAGACGTGGAATATCTCAGATGACTTGGGGCAGATTGCATACATCTTTTCAGACAAGACCGGTACGCTTACGCAAAATGTAATGGAATTTATGCGGTGTTCGATTGCGGGTGTACGATATGGAGAAGGTATAACTGAAG CAATGAAAGGAGCCGCTAAACGGCGCTCATCCGACACTCCGGCTCTCTCGGACGAAGAACAGGACGAACGACTCAAATCGCTCAAAGTCGAAATGATTGCTGTCCTTGAACGCGCATTCAAAAACCGATGGTTCAGACGGGACAAACTCACCATGATTTCACCCCAGATGGCCAAGGACCTTACTTCGCCCAACACACCCCAACGGCAATCAATCATCGAATTTTTCCGCGCGCTGGCTGTCTGCCACACTGTGCTCCCCGATTTGCCCGATGATAGCGAACGAATGGGAGGGGAGATGCGGTTGGATTATAAAGCTGAGAGTCCGGACGAGGCTGCGCTCGTAGCGGGTGCCAGAGATGCTGGGTTTCCGTTTTTGGCGAGGAGCAGCACGGCGGTGGATATTGAAGTTATGGGTCAGGCGGAGCGGTATGTACCGTTGAAGGTTTTGGAGTTTAACTCAACCAGGAAGAG AATGTCTGTCATCGTTCGGGACCCACAAGGTCGTCTCGTATTGTACTGCAAAGGCGCCGATAGTGTTATATACGAGCGCCTAGCTGGTGGACAAGATGTACTCAGAGAACGTACGCGCGAAGACATGGAGGCGTTCGCCAACGGTGGACTAAGAACTTTATGTATTGCCTACCG GTTTTTAACTGAAGAAGAATACCTTACTTGGTCCGTAAAGTACGATGCTGCTGCCGCCGCAACCACCGACCGTGACGAAGCAATCGACAAGGCCAACGAACTCATCGAACATGATTTGTTGATTTTAGGCGCAACAGCTTTAGAAGACAAACTTCAGGAAGGTGTACCCGATGCGATTGAACAGTTGCACC GTGACAAACTTCAAACGGCGATCGAAATCGGCTATTCATGCAACTTGCTCAAGCAGGATATGGAGGTTATGATTATCAGTGCTACGACAGCCGACGGAGCACGTACCCAGATTGAAGCTGGCCTGAACAAGATTGCTAGTGTGATTGGACCCCCGAACGTGAATAGGCGATTTAGCATTGGTGCTA ACAACTCGAGCCGACAAGCTGGGTCTACTGGGTTTGCTGTTGTTATCGACGGCGATACCTTGCGTTTTGCGCTAGACGATTCGCTCAAGCCCTTGTTCTTGAATCTGGGAACTCAGTGCGACACGGTGGTTTGCTGTCGTGTATCTCCGGCTCAAAAGGCACAAACCGTGAAATTGGTCAAGGATGGGAAGAATGCTATGACCTTGTCGATTGGCGATG GTGCTAATGACGTCGCTATGATCCAAGAGGCCAATATCGGAtgtggcttgatgggtcTCGAAGGGTCGCAAGCAGCCATGTCTGCCGACTATGCGTTTGGACAGTTCCGGTTCCTTACCAAGCTTCTACTCGTTCACGGACGTTGGTCGTATCAGCGCGTGGCCGATATGCATAGCAACTTTTTCTATAAA AACGTAATTTGGACTTTTGCGATGTTCTGGTTCTGTTTCTGGAACAG CTTCGATGCGACATATTTATACCAGTACACGTTCATTTTGTTGTACAATACTGTGTTTACCTCATTGCCTGTCATCGTTCTTGGAG CATTCGACCAAGACATCAATGCCAAGGCTTCGCTTGCATTTCCTCAGCTCTACAGACGCGGTATCCTCGGTCTTGAATATACCCAAACCAAGTTCTGGGCATACATGTTCGACGGTCTGTATCAATCCGCGGTCGTGTACTTTATTCCCTATTTTGTGTGGACCAACCCTCCTACCTTATCATGGACGGGCAAGGGCATCGACTCACTCGCTGATTTCGGTACCACGGTCTCGGTAGCGGCTATTGTTTCTGCAAATTTGTATGTCGGCATCAATACGCGATA TTGGACCGTTCTCACCTGGTTCGTCACCATCGGTTCATCGGCGGTGTTGATCATCTGGATTGCTGTGTACTCGCAATTCATGAGCACCGACTTTGTGGACGAATTCGAAATTCTCTTTGGTTCGATGAATTTCTGGGGTTGTGTCCTCCTGACGGTTTGTGTAGCTATCA CGCCCCGGTACCTCGTCAAGGCTTTCACGCAAGCATACATGCCCTTGGACAAGGACATCATCCGCGAAGCTTGGGTCGCCGGTGATCTCAAAGATCAACTGGGTATTAAGCACCGGAAAAAGCGACGTGGATCCGACTATGAAAACTCAGCGCTCTATAATAATTCCCAGTCTCTTTCAGAGGACGGTTACCGAGCTGCGAGCATGTCGCACGGAGAGTTTGACTTTGCGCCCACCCCAGGTCAAGGACCCAGCCCTCTCTCGCCTGAGCGAAGTACTCCTCCGTTGATTATAACCACCCCAGCGGCAGATGAAGGCGATGCTAAGACCC